The sequence below is a genomic window from Halodesulfovibrio sp. MK-HDV.
CTGCTGTTGCGCCGATGATAGCGGCAAGGATAACGCAAAGCTGTTCTGCGCCTGCCAGATATAATCCAATGGCTGCTCCGGCTGAAATGAACGCCACGATTGCATGCATGTTCGATTTTATTTGCCAAACAAGTAGCACGACGAACATGGCAGGCAGCGCGTAATCAAAGCCTAGTGGTCTAATGTCAGCAACAAGATGTGAACCACATACACCTAAGAGGGTGCCTGTGACCCAACAGAAATGCGCAATGCAGTTAACTGTGACAGCCTGCGTTTCACCAAAGTTGTTCCGGTCAATATTCGCCATGTGTATGGCAAAGCTTTCATCAATGAGTTGAAAACCAAATAGTAGCTTTCGCGACATTGGAATTTTTGAAAGATGCGGAGCTATAGCTGCGGACATAAGGAAATGCCGTAGGTTAACAATAAAAGTCGTAATGATAATTGTAATTGGCGACATTGATGCCGCAAACAGGCTGACAGCAATAAACTGTGAGGAGCCTGCGAAAACAAGAAACGACATGAGTACTGTCATGTGTCCGGGGAGTCCGTTTTTTGTAGCAAGGACGCCAAATGTAAACCCTACAGGGATAAAGCCCACGATAATCGGGATGGCCTGCTTGAACCCATCCATTATGCCTGAGCGTAAGGTGCTCTTTTCATAATTTTCGGATGTAGCTGTGTTTTCAATTACTTCGCTTTGCATATCTAATTCCTTCTAATGCGTTTCAATCTGCTTGAATTGAAACATGAAATCTGGCAACATAACAGATGCAGTTTTTACAAAAAAACGATAAGTACAGATTAGAAAAAGCAGACAGGTATGGCTATGCAGATGATTTCAAAAGATTTTAAATATCAGAATTTAGAGCATTATTTGATTGATATGATTGAAACAGGGCGATTCGATGTGGGTGAAAAGCTTCCATCATTGCGCGATGTCAGTCAGAAAATGAATGTGTCGCTTGCGACAGTAACTCATGCATATATGGAATTGGAAAAGAAAGGGATCATTGAAGCGAGACCCCGTTCCGGCTATTACGTACGACAGAAAGTTGCCCATTTACCTATTCCGGATTCTCCAGAGCATAATGTGCAGCGAGGGAACCTGAGCAGAACACAACTTATTCAAACTGTACTCGGTATTGTCGGTGAGAAAGGGATGCTTCCGTTCGGCTGCATCTGTGCAGATAGTTCATTGCTTCCCCATAAGGCGCTGGCTCGAATAATGAATTCAGTTCTGCGGTCAAGTGGTCAGGATATTGTGGGTTATGAGTCAATTCAGGGAAATCCTTTGCTTCGCAAACAGGTCAGCTGGCGAATGCAGGAGCACGGCTGTCGGGTTACTAGCAATGATGTTCTGGTGACTTTCGGGGCAATGGAAGCACTGTACTTAGCGTTACGTTCCACTACGCGTCCCGGTGACAATGTTGTTATCCAGTCTCCAACATATTTTTGTTTTCTTCAGCTGCTGGAAAATCTTGGTTTGAGAGCTATTGAAGTGGCGTCTTGCCCAACGAACGGAGTTTCTCCGCGTGATCTGGATAGAGCATTTTCACGGTTTGATATCGCAGCTTGTATTCTTGCACCAAATTTCAATAATCCTGACGGCTCGCTTATTCCTGATGTTGTAAAGAAAGAGATAGTTACCCTTTGTGAGTCATACCATATACCGTTGATTGAAGATGACGTATCCGGTGATTTGTATTGCGATACAGACGGACGCCCGCGTCCTCTTAAATCTTTTGATAAGACAGGGAATGTCATTCACTGCTCCTCTTTTTCTAAGACAATCGCACCGGGATTCCGTGTCGGGTATATGATTCCGGGTAAGAAGCTGGATAAAGCTCTTGAGATTAAGGCAACAACAAATGTTTCCTGCTCTACACCTACTCAATTAGCAGTGGGAAAATACCTTGAAGAAGGGCTTTACGACAGACACTTGCGCAAATTGCGCACATGTATCTGCAATCAGCGTAGCACGATGCAGCAGTATCTTCCGGAATATTTTCCTGAAGGGACGCGAGCAACGCAGCCTAAGGGTGGCGGTGTGCTGTGGGTGGAATTACCGAAACAGGTAGACGGAACAAAGCTCTTTTTTGATGTAAAAAAGTACAATATCAGTATCTCACCGGGCGCTATCTTTTCTACGAGCGATAGTTTTACTAACTTTATTCGCCTATCTTGTGTGGGATTCTGGAATGAGGATATGCGTGCAGGGTTGGAGACCATCGGGCGACTTGCAAAAGAGCAGATTGAACAAAACGGCTAAGCCATATTTTGATTTTTCAATAAAAAGCCCCTGCCTGCAATATGCGGACAGGGGCTTTGGTCTTATTTAACTAACCTTTTTGCAGCGTGTGCATCATGCCTTTTAGTGAATCAGAAACGCCGGAAAGGGTGTCTACAGATTGCTTTGCCTGTTGCATTTTATCAGCGGTGACAGTGGAGATATGGCTGATCTCATCGATTGCCTGAGTAATCTCTTCACTGGCAGCTGACTGCTGTTCTGCAGCCGTTGCGATGGCTCTAACCTGATCGGTTGCCGGAGTAACTTTTGAGACAATTCGTCCGAAAGCATCGCCGGATTCCGTTACAAGTTTGGTGGCTTCTTCAACAGCTTTGGCAGTGTTGGTCATTGCATCAATATTCTGATGTGTTCCGGACTGGATGGTCTGAATTGCATTGCCGACTCGTCTGGTTGCTTCCATCGTGTTTTCAGCAAGTTTTCGAACCTCATCCGCAACAACTGCGAATCCTCGTCCAGCATCACCGGCACGTGCGGCCTCGATGGCTGCGTTTAATGCCAGTAAGTTTGTCTGGTCAGCAATGTCACTGATCACATTCAGAATGTCGCTGATAGATTCAACCTGTCCGCCAAGCTCGCCCATCTCTTTTTTGAGATGCTCGCTGAGGGAGTATACATTCTGAATTGTGGAAACTGAGTGCCCAACAACTTTCAGGCCGGACTGTGCTTCATGGTAAACAGATTCAACACTGGTTGCAGCTTCAGATGCGTTTCGAGCTACTTCCAGAATAGTACTGTTCATCTCTTCCATAGCTGTTGCAGTTTCACTGTTTCGTGTGTCCTGCTGCTCAACCCCTTCAGAGGTAGTCCGAACTTGTGTATCGAGTTCAGAAGAAACATCAGTCAAATTATGAACTAACACTTCAAGCTGACCCGCAGCGGCAAGTTGACCGTTGCGATGTGCTTTAATTGCTTCTTCTTGCGCTTGTTCAGCTCTTGCCGTGGCGCGCTCAGCTTCTTCAGAACGGAGCTGAACTTCTTTCATATTCTTATCGATTTCTTCCATATTTTTCTGAAGAGTTCCTGCCATGCTGTTTACAGCATTCTGCATTTCAGCAATTTCATCCTGTCCTTTTGGATTACAGCGGACAGTAAGATCGCCTTCAGCAATTTTGGAAATAACAGAAGAGGTTTCGATAATTGGTCGTGAGATAAGCGTAACGAGGTAGAAAATGCCTGCGAGAGCAACCAGAAGACCGGCAATACCGGTTATAAGAAGAGTTCTGGTAATCTGGTTTGCGTGTGCAAGAACAATATCCATTGGCACTGACAATGAAACAACCCAGTTTTTCTGGGAGTTGCCGAAGGTTACAGGTACTAATACACGTAACTCTTTGTCTGTTTCACTTACAGTAATGTCACCGCGCATTGCTTTTTGCAGCAAGGACGCGCCGCCTTGAACAGATGACGCAAAAGATTGTCCGAACAGTTCCGCCTTGCGTGTGGCAGCCTGAATATTGCCGTCAAAAGCAATCAAGCTCATGGTGCAATTGCCGTCAAATGCTTTGATGTCGTTAACAATGTTTTTTAAAAATCCAGCGGATAAATCTACACCAACAACGCCGATGGCTTTGCCATTTACGAGAACAGGTACAGAAAGACTGGATACACTGTATTTTGAACCAGCGGTGCTGGTATACTCTGTTACAATTGTTGCTGCTTCTTCGCGAGTATTACGACTGTAGGTGTACCAAGTGCCGTTAAGATCGGTACACGGTGCTAAATCCATCGCTCCGTCTGACTTACTCCAGTACGGAATAAATCTGCCGTCCGCAGCGCTAAATCTCCCATCATCCTCATAGCGACTGTCTTCCCCGTCAAAAGCCATTGGCTCAGTGGCCATCCATACACCGTACAGTC
It includes:
- a CDS encoding AzlC family ABC transporter permease, with product MQSEVIENTATSENYEKSTLRSGIMDGFKQAIPIIVGFIPVGFTFGVLATKNGLPGHMTVLMSFLVFAGSSQFIAVSLFAASMSPITIIITTFIVNLRHFLMSAAIAPHLSKIPMSRKLLFGFQLIDESFAIHMANIDRNNFGETQAVTVNCIAHFCWVTGTLLGVCGSHLVADIRPLGFDYALPAMFVVLLVWQIKSNMHAIVAFISAGAAIGLYLAGAEQLCVILAAIIGATAGVVLCNIRKK
- a CDS encoding PLP-dependent aminotransferase family protein; the protein is MAMQMISKDFKYQNLEHYLIDMIETGRFDVGEKLPSLRDVSQKMNVSLATVTHAYMELEKKGIIEARPRSGYYVRQKVAHLPIPDSPEHNVQRGNLSRTQLIQTVLGIVGEKGMLPFGCICADSSLLPHKALARIMNSVLRSSGQDIVGYESIQGNPLLRKQVSWRMQEHGCRVTSNDVLVTFGAMEALYLALRSTTRPGDNVVIQSPTYFCFLQLLENLGLRAIEVASCPTNGVSPRDLDRAFSRFDIAACILAPNFNNPDGSLIPDVVKKEIVTLCESYHIPLIEDDVSGDLYCDTDGRPRPLKSFDKTGNVIHCSSFSKTIAPGFRVGYMIPGKKLDKALEIKATTNVSCSTPTQLAVGKYLEEGLYDRHLRKLRTCICNQRSTMQQYLPEYFPEGTRATQPKGGGVLWVELPKQVDGTKLFFDVKKYNISISPGAIFSTSDSFTNFIRLSCVGFWNEDMRAGLETIGRLAKEQIEQNG
- a CDS encoding methyl-accepting chemotaxis protein; translation: MQFKSLKMKLLLIISGCSIVFIGGLLAVTINFTRTAAIETARVMTQDAAEKQALLVKQEFDEGFAVARTLANTVEGVKSYQNKPDREHVARIMKQIALKQHRLYGVWMATEPMAFDGEDSRYEDDGRFSAADGRFIPYWSKSDGAMDLAPCTDLNGTWYTYSRNTREEAATIVTEYTSTAGSKYSVSSLSVPVLVNGKAIGVVGVDLSAGFLKNIVNDIKAFDGNCTMSLIAFDGNIQAATRKAELFGQSFASSVQGGASLLQKAMRGDITVSETDKELRVLVPVTFGNSQKNWVVSLSVPMDIVLAHANQITRTLLITGIAGLLVALAGIFYLVTLISRPIIETSSVISKIAEGDLTVRCNPKGQDEIAEMQNAVNSMAGTLQKNMEEIDKNMKEVQLRSEEAERATARAEQAQEEAIKAHRNGQLAAAGQLEVLVHNLTDVSSELDTQVRTTSEGVEQQDTRNSETATAMEEMNSTILEVARNASEAATSVESVYHEAQSGLKVVGHSVSTIQNVYSLSEHLKKEMGELGGQVESISDILNVISDIADQTNLLALNAAIEAARAGDAGRGFAVVADEVRKLAENTMEATRRVGNAIQTIQSGTHQNIDAMTNTAKAVEEATKLVTESGDAFGRIVSKVTPATDQVRAIATAAEQQSAASEEITQAIDEISHISTVTADKMQQAKQSVDTLSGVSDSLKGMMHTLQKG